The Anopheles maculipalpis chromosome 3RL, idAnoMacuDA_375_x, whole genome shotgun sequence genomic sequence AGAAACGTTTCACATCGATTGTCTCTTCAATTGTTTCTTCGCTATTGCTTGGTTCACTTTTAAGGCGTTCCATCTTAGATGCTACGGATGATAAATGTTGTTTATCGTCATCAGGCTTAGCCATTTCGTCGGAAACTGGCGGTGACGATGGCTGTAAAGTACTGGCGGTAGATGGTTCCACTTCAGGAGGAACATTGGCAGTGTTGGGTGTGGGCTGTTCCTCATTGAACTGGGATTTATCCGGCGATTGATGATCTGCGATGATTTTATCTTCCTctggtaattgattttcttcttgcACAACCGTTTCGCTTTCGACCGATGGTTTTTCAGTTAAAGCTCGttttccatcaccatcatctaATAAAGAGCACACCAAATTTACAATACAGTCCATCAATTAAATACAAACTGTGTCCCCTAAATCTTAGCTATATGCTTTTCGACACAGCCATTGTACCTTGGAAATTTGcgattaaaaatgttttaaatggaAGAATGCTACCGgtaattataaattataaaaaatttctGCCCTATCCATGATAGCATCTAATGAATAAATTCCATtgggaaaaatgaaatatttcagtcGTACGCAACAAGTGATTACTCCTGACCTGACTTACAAAGAATGTTAGTGATGCTTTGAAATACTTTGCGAAACGAGCTGTAGCAAAATGTTTAAGCGTGTAAAAACTTCAAGCAGGAAATCAGTCAACGATCTTAAGCTCTTTGTATAAAGTCCTTTTTACCTCTAATTTGGTACGATACCATACGGACATTATACCAAATGAAACTCTTAACGTCATAATTAAAGCTAGTGAAAGTGTACGACAttgacacaacaaaaaaaaaaaacgatcagcCAACAAACATTGAAAAGAACAGCGTTAACACGAACTAATGGCTGTGTCGGTTAGCTTATAAGCATGAGCTGTCAAGCACAATAAAGTGCCCACAAATTAGGCgtcatttttccatttcagtTATTCCGACGCTTTGATCCTTACCATCTGGCAATTCCTGCTGTCGTTGCTTTTGTTGCTCCACGCCAGTATGTTCAACCGCAGACGACGATAAATCCTTGTCACCGGGGAAAGCGGCAAAAAGTTCACTCGAGCTTTTTCGCGATGGTACATGATTAGGCGATTTGGGTTCGGGTACGATTAGATTTTCacgcccagcagcagcatcttcaCCTTCGTCGGCAGTAGGAGGACTGTGACACGGCACTGCATCATCGTTGCTCTGTTTATCTCTTTTCTCCTCCGCCATTCCATTCGGCAGATGCTGCTGTAACTCTCCCAACTCACTAACGGTGGTTGGTATTTCTTGCGGGGTGTTGGTCGCATCGCCGGTCGAATCTGCATCGGTGGACTCGTTCGGGAGTTTAGTTTCAATCTCGGTAACCACTCCCGAGGACTGTCCCGATTGGTCCGTTTGGCCTCTTTCCGTGTTGGAAAGCGTTTTGCTAGCCGGTGACGATGACGTTGatccagtagtagtagtggtagcagTTGTAGCAGTACCGGCCGGAACACTCTCAACACCAGCAGGGTCTTCTACAACTTTTTCATCCATATCAACAGAATTCGATTGATTGCCTTCATCATCGTGCCTGTTGCAATGCTCCGTCGATGGTGAAACCTCCCGTTGCGTATCGGCTGAATGTTTATCTGCGTCTTTCGGCTCCGGTGAGGAACCACCGTTCAGTACGGCTGTTGTTGCCGCTGAGCAGCCCGAGAACGATTGTAGATTATCGGagctttcaattatttctatCTTGATTTCCTCGTCATCCTGTGAGAGGTTGTCCACAGCCGAAATTTTACAGGCACTCGCGTTCGACTCGGTCTGCTCTTTCTGGGACGGcttttcctcctcctcgtGGGAATCGTCCGAGTCCGATTGCTTATCCCCACGGCCGGAAGCAGATTTTTCCTTCAGCTTTGGTGATTTAGGATTTACGCAACGGCAACACGAAAACATGATGATGGGCAGAGTTTCGCTGTTTCTGTGTTAAATGTTGGTTGGTTTCTTATGTTGTAAACGCACTGTTTGGCGGTTATCTTATTTTAACAATCTACGACCACAATGAACTTGTTATATTCAACAATtaacataacatttttttaaactcgtCTTCTATAATTCAATTGCTTGAATAATACAGCTGTCGAGCAGGACTGTTACTATTGGGAGAACACACTTGTATCACAATTCTGTTAATAAATCTTTGTTTCTTgtaaaagaaagtaaatttaatttctcacTAGCAGCAGCTTGTCGGCATTCATTGGAAATGTagcaaatacaaacaaaattatactatcaaattcattttttgAGGTAGAACTATATAAATAAATGGCCCTACAACCAAAAGCTTCGCTAAATGTATCATCTTCTACGGTAAACTGATGTAATACTGCACGGAACGGTATGCGACCAAGCAAACCATATTGAAACTAATAATTCATGATAGCATAACAACATTGAGTAATATTTCTCagatttgtttgcttgccgtagggatttaaaaatatatttcttttgAACGTTTTGCTCTCGTCGTTTCATGCGCAGATGTTGCTTGGCTGAGTGTTTGATTGGAggcgagaaaaaaatccaacaaacaGTATAGATCAGCTCGTTTCTGTCAGCATCGTTAGGTACACGGTCTCGCATCCAGGCATCCTTTCAGTCTAATGATGTTCATTACAAGTTCTACGTACGGGGACATTGTTTTCTGTAAGGATAATCAGGTAGGTAGAGGtagtaaaagaaaatccaatGGAGCAACAGAGCAGTAGAATTTTACCATCCAGCGCGTACAACTTTAGCAGTAAACAAGCTAAACTAGGTCACATATGCCGTTGGGTGAAACTTGTCAACTTTACATGGGAACCTTTCCCAGAGAAGGAGGGAGAGGTCAGCATCGAAACACCGTCCATGATGAGACGGGACCATGAAAACCAAGGACATGTTTATACTAGATCTGTTGCTCGATGTGAATGGTCGTTTGTGgtgaatttaaatgtaaaaaatgaaTCGCTTTTAATAATATTAGTCAATATTTAACAACGTATATCTCCTTCTTTCTACGGAATGTACCATAACTTCATAGGATGTGAACTATCGATAATCCAAGGACTTGTTTTGGTGTAAGGTAAAGTaatctttcaaaaaaaatcttaagcACTTGTATTACAATTTTCCTCATTATCTTAGCTTATTTCTATAACCGAATAAAATGTGTGGAAAACTTTCATCAAGATTACGTTTGTATTTGCTACTTTTTAAACACTGGTCGAAGGTTTCACTTCGAAAGATATTTTTCATACACTGTCCACCCATCACGAATTGCAATTTTGTCCTTTCCGCCCATTCGATCTACAAGTAATGGTTCTCGTTGCATGTAACGCATACGCAAAGAAATATTGTATTGCTCCGAGAGCAGGATGCTGCTGAATAATTGATAAGAATCTGATGAAACGGAGCGTAGTCAGGAATGGGATGGTAGTGTAACGAAACGGCACatacaaaacacaccaccCATAAAGCACAACCGGGTGTGGCGGCACAGTTTTCggagcacaaacacacacacacacacacactgacactCACATTCATGTCCTTTTCTAAGCTGGCAGCCCTGACACACACGTAATCCCATAGCCAGTGGGCAGTCATGAAACTATCCTTATTTGATAACGAATTACACCGTTAGCTAATGGGAATGTTACAGTAGAGAAAAGGGCGTAACAGGGCGATATTAAATTCGACTAATGGGACCACTACTGCTACGCACATTCATGCTTCACCACAAAAACCGAATACTAAAGATAATGTCCCGCCGTGCGAAAATGCTGGACGAACTGtcggtacagcagcagcagtgctaCCGATCGATTCAAAACACCAGGCTCGACTGGAACGGCCACAGACTAGTTGGAATCTGCGAAACCCAACCCAACAAAATCGTGTCCTACCGTGTATAGAAGCACGAGATGTTTAACCGACGGTGGGTTGACGTAACTTTTCCGGGAGTTTGCCGAGTGGCAGCTGGCGCGAGTTAGACCACAATAATCGGCCAAATTTTCCCCACGTTAGCGCTCCATATTCCTGCCCATTTTTAAATCCAAAATGCAACACTATGTTTCCCCTGGCTGGATTCATTCCGGAGAGCATAACTAACTGTTTCCGctcttgttgttttgtgaatGCTCTGCACACGTGCTGCATTGGCCAGATCTGTAGTATGAGAGCATGGCACGAATCGTTCCTTTCGTGGTCCTGCCGCTTTTGCTGGATGCTGTGAATGTTACGCTCTCATAGTCGGTATGCACCAATCGTGCTCTCGTTTGATTACTTTTCATGTTCATTCATTGTTCCTGGCCGTACACAATACACAAATTAATTGCCTTAAAAAAGGATTCAAGTAGTAAAAGTATATTCGTACACTAGAAGGACATAGAATGGGTGAACCATGTAGGTAAAGAAGAAATACTCTACATAATGTTTGAATTTGCTAATTTATGTGCTATACTTATATTATGTCGCAAATGCAATACAAAAGTCAGCATTACTTTCACACGGTAATACTATTTTGCTACATTCATAAActaacaaacaattaaaatgcaGAAAAGAATATACTATAATGAAACACGATGAGCAACGATATAGCTCGCTAGAGATGATAAAACATCGTACAGCGCAGTCTCCGTACGATTTCATCCCTCGTGTTGCTTCTGGATTGCCCTATAAGTCTCGGTTGTTTTACCTTGCTTACCGAACCATATCCTGCCTTTGCCGATTCgtattgcgtgtgtgtgtgtgtgtgtgtgtgtgtgtgtgtgtgtgtgtgtgttatcgAGAGTAGAGAAAGTGTTGATGACACCTAGGCTAGGACAATAACACTCTCCAAGGTGTTGTGAAAGTGaaacgtgtgtgagtgtgtttgattGGTTGTTGACATTCAAAAAGAATGAATATTGTATGTAGTATAAGATACGACTTTTTTAGAATACTTTTGCAATGAAAGCTAAGACAAAGGTGTTGTTtgataatttcaaaaaccgtGTTGTTTCAATTTCCATCAAGAACATACGATAAAAATAGTCATAATAATAAGaataatgatgaaaaatgaaaccttGTGATTTAACTTTAATTAGtcttaaatttaattcaaacttTCCGGCTCACTGCCgcaatgcaaagaaaaaacgtaAATAGCAGTAAAAGACacaaaaatttatgtttttaaaattataagtCGGGATACCGCATGTGTCCCGCATATCATGTGTGTGAACCATATCTACTACACAACAAAGACTAACGCATAAAATGCGATTTTCATCATTACTGCAAACATTCCATAGAGCTAATTATCTGTTTTTGTTATGGATTATTGTATGAATGATCTGTTGGTTTAATGTTAAATCACAAGTTATTTAACtttgtccattttttcttATATATTTCAAAATCGTGTACAAAGCGTTAATTTATACTTCTACTTAATGttgttcgtttcatttttccttttgtttaaaaatcttaaacaaaGCGATAAATAAACTGGTAACAAAtgcattaaaagaaaataaactgaTTTTAATGACTGTCTTATTCGAAGAGCAAAGTATTTGTACGTTATCATTCTGTGTGCAGCAGGCTAATGCTTCCGCTGCACGAGAAAGACGAAAACGTCTGATAGAGAACATAATCCATAATAAATAACACAACATAGCCGCAGAGTTCGAGTTACAATTGatctaaaaaaacacaacgaagGTTGGGAATTGGGTGTCACACAAAGTGCTGTAAGGTAAAGTAAATCTAAAAGCTCAGGAAACGTGTATcgctttaaattgttttccagaTCAgctaaaaacgaaacaactgaTTTATAAGACTCAGATCGAGTTGAATATATGCGTGCATATGATGTTACGATAGCCAAAGCTAAGGTCCCAGCCGAATGACCGTCCAGAGAGCGGTgtcaacatttttgtttattgctcCTTGCTTGCCAGAATCGATTAACTCGTCGATTTAGATATGTTcggtttattttcattgccGCCCCAAATATAGCTTATGCATGGTTAAATTAACAGGAAAAATATTGATGGCGTTTTAATTCAAAGAAATATAAACGAAGTATTTGAAAAGATCACAGAACTAtgaattggttggttgaagCATTTAATAGCCCTTATGTGCGCTTCTCCATACATGCACACGAAACCTTTACCAACAAAATGCTTGAATACAACCCTACAGACAATGCCAGCCAACACAAGGAAAACTGATATCGTTATTCAGTCAGAACTGCATACTCGCCCTGTACGAGATACCtcccaacaacaccatcataTCTCGTGGGCCGGAACTGGATTGAAACCACAATCATTCGAGGTGTAACCAACGCACACGGTTTCGATGAATTCGCTGTTGAATTAAACATCATCTAGCTGTTGCGCTGCAAGTGTGTGGAGCAGAGAAAGTGAACGTTTctttttaaagtttatttttgatgTATAATTTTGATGAACTAATTTTCCATTACTTCACACGAATAATCTCATGACCCAAAGAAGAATCAACGTCATATTTTACAAGAGCCTTGAGGAAGGTTTTACTGCCCAAAGGAATACGACGATCATGTCCTTATAAGGAATCCAATTCCAACGGCGCACCATCAGATGCACATATATAGCAATGGGggccaatcatcatcatcaacggaACCACAGTCATGCCAATGGGTTAAAGCTGTGGGTCTTATCTTTCTCCTTCACACGAGAACATGACTATCATCGTGTGGTTTAATCCATGCCAGAAGCCtgatgacgatggtggtggtggtggagaagGTGTTCTGGACCTTTGGCTAAAGAGTCATATTTCACTGAAACCCCGCAGCATACAGTCTGTTGTCGGGTTCCGGggagaaagcaacaaaatggaCATTTGATTGTACTTCGCTGTAACACATCGTCAGAAATCGCACCAAATTgatcgaaatgaaaatgatcTATGGTGGGTGACTCAATCTTACCGAAATAAACGGAAGAGCAGCAGAATGGTCCTGaatcatttataaaaaaaaaaaaaaaacactatgcGCGGCTCGATGAGATTTTGGCATGCCGTGCGCgaatatttgtttcatttgtctCTCTGTTTATACTAGATTTAACGGTGCACAGCACAACCAGGTCTATTTTCGGGTAAGCAGATCCATGCCATTTACCGAACGCGCTTTTGCAATCATCAACTCATCGAATTCTATACAAATCGATAGGAAGATAACAAACACACCCTGCACCCTACTAGCTGATGATTGTAGCGGCGGACCGGTATCTATTGCACACGCAACGCTCCTACTTCttgcactcacacactcacacgcacacactgttgCCGTACACGTATTCATAGCACGAAACGGACGAAAAAGCACCACCTGCAGATAATCGTCGATTCCAATTCAGCTGTTTCAGTACGTACTAGCAATCATCCCCTTACCTGGTAGACGTAGAACTTTTCGTCACACCTTATCCAGCAACCACTAGCAGCAATTATTCGTTGTTGGGTACCCAGCCCTTTTGAATGCAATGACGAATCCACCGATTGATGCCTATTCTTTGTGAGTCATTACGTATGGCCGCTCTTCAACGATTGCTCATCCTCAGCATAGGCTTGGATCATTACTCATCTCGGCGCAACCTTTATTGCTCCCCGCTTTCTGTTAAGTTTTCCAGCCACTTGGAACCAAATTTGGGTGTTTGGTGGATCCCTATCATGCCGCTTCGAAAAAGCCTTGTAGCCGGccgtcaaaacaaaaaactccttGCTAAGGGGCAATGGCCTGAACACGTACACCCTCACCAAACCTCAACGCAGCGTTTGCGCATCCGTGCCGTGTTTTTGTGAAACACTTTCTAGTAACTTCAAATGTAATATCAACGAAACTAATTACTATTGCTTACCGAGTACAGGATACGCAAAACGGATGAAATGTTTGCTAAACTGTTTCCACCCAACACTTTTGTCTGTATTCTTTGCTTTGATTCGAAACTCCAGCGACAACCAGTTTGTGGAAAGTGGGCGAACAGAGGGCGAGGTCCATGATGTGTTAGCTTGACAGTTAGTTGAATGCCGTTTGACGTTTTGGAGCAAAGTGGGCAGTGCACAAAAATGGCACAGTAGAAGCAAATAGGATTTTAGAAAGATGTTATTTTTCAGCAAGGAAGATAAACATgtgaaaaattgtacaaacgaTTGTCTTTTTACGAGCAGAAATTTATCGTCAGactaaaatatgtttcttttgAACAtgcatttcaaacaaataataaattataatttcttCAGGTCTATCTGATGACGGGCAAAAGAACTTAAAAACCATTTGCTATCATGGAAGAGCATTGCCTAAAATAGAAGAATTATTTTACATAATCTTCTGTGACAtagttttgatatttctgaataaTCAGCAGTTTTCAATTGGTTTAACTGCTCGTTCTTATTCGTTGCATTTATCTATTGGGATGGGTAATCGAACTTTGTTCGAAAAGCTTGTTAGAGGATTGTAGTTTCAATTTCATGTCCTTTTATACATTAATCATTTTATAATAAGTTATCTAGTGCTGTTTAGCCATAACTGTCCTCATGTAAGTTGAACGATATTATAGTTATctaaaataattgtttcctGACTCAATCTACTAAGATATAATAAGAATCTCTTTTATTTTACCGAAATAAATCGAAGGTAAATTACaattgaaattataaaaaaaactgtattcTCTCATACtgcactactactactcatACTCATACTACTACTACGGACCTAAAGCAGCTCACAAGTACAGTTGCATATCATTGAAAGAATAGTCAAAAATAATCTGAACGCATCAAGTGTGGATCAAGTGGTGGATTAACCTTTGGGCAGAGTTTGCGGCCGCCAGGGAACTCATCAGTCAGCTATAAACAGCTTGATCTACTAAATGTAATACAGAGTAGAGTATGATTCTTATCATCCACACGTTCAATTGTAGAACGGGTTGTACGTGACCCAGTGAGCACGCTTTTGGTCCTTTTCGCTTTCGTGTGATGTAAAGATGGATTTGTAAACGGCTGATGCTTTTGGATCTTTAGCGACACTGTAATCATCCTTCGATTTCTTAAAAACAGGATCAACGCCTATCTTGTCGCTTATAAGAGCCCGCTTATTTGGAACCATTTGCTTACTGCCATTGCCTTTGCTGCTACCCTCACCGCTTACCTTTGCCGTGGAAGGTGCCAACATGTTTTTATCCACAGCACTCGCATTGGCGGTATCAACGGATTCTGCAACAATAGTTGAACTGGATGCCGTTGCTGTTGGTGCGCTCTTAGATTCGGCAGCAGCTGTAGATGTGATGGTTGCTGTAGCTGCTGTTGATTTAGACTTTTTGTCCGATTTGGATTTCTTTTCTGACCGGGCATGAGCTATCCGTGCCTCCATTTTAACGCGCATTTGCTCAACTTCATCCTCCGTACCATTGAGGATTACAATATCGTCATCACTGTATGGTGTCTGGCACTGTGAAAGATTCAAAATCCAATCATAAACGAATGTTACAGGGAAGCCTAGGTTTATTACTTACCACGGAACAAACTTTTTCTTTGACTTCCTTCAGTGCTCTTTCCGAAAACACACATCCGCACGTCCACAGTGCAACGAATCGAAACTGTCCGCTCATTTCAAGACCGATCAGGGCACATATGTATGGAGAGCTCTTGTCGTCCTTTGTTTCGTCATACGCCGGGTTAGCAGTTAGATTCAAGTTCTTGATATCTTTCAGCGATTTGATGTGCGCGCAAGCCTCGGTCATCTTCTCCTTATCCAGCAGTGCTTCAATCACATTTTGCTTGGAGTACAGTCTGCCTAGCCTGCACATAACGATAGGCTGCTGCAGCCGCAACTGTGTTAATGCACAATGTTTCCATCGGAATTGCCTTTCTGCGTCTTTATCTTTCTGTAAATAGAGTAAACGGAGGATGAGGAAATGATGCTTGGATACATCCTAGTGCAGCGAGTAGAATGAGGTTCCAACAACTAACCTGTTCTGGTTTCTTCTTAAGGCGCACTAACTCATCACGACGAGGGATAGTTCCACCATCACATCCCATGTTGAGAAAATTGAGTACTTTTGttgaaaaaggtaaaaattgtAGAATGTCTTCCTTGGGCAACGCAGAATGTTTGTTTACGATTGCTATGTTTGTTTCACATGTGACAGCTGCTCTGTTTCCCAAGGAATAGTAATGGCTggtaggaacaaaaaaaatataaataattatgttcgaaattttatattttgtatCAATGTTTTATGTActcataagaaaaaaattataaaaatctttGCTTTAAAATCTCGCACTTATTCCAtcttttttaactaaaaatcCGTATTTTCTGCGTCGTCGTCAAATTGTTGGCATCGCTAGTTCTTGGGAATGAACTGtcaagctaaaaaaaaaacacacacacacacagctgttCCCAAATCGCGCGCCATCAAGCAACAACGCGGCAACATCAAACACAAGAAGATACACGGCGTTTTTAAGAATAAAGAATCATCGTGATCGTGCCAGTAAAGTaaagttttgtgaaaaaatgcaGCAATTCGAACGCAGATCAATTGTAAATGGAGCTCTCCTAAAAAGACACATTGGTCAATGCGTCAGCATTCATCTGAAGGTGGATCGTGCCGCCGATGGTTGCAGAACGTTCAAGGGTTCCACGACCGATGGTGTTAACGTTCAAGTGATACTGTCGGAACCATTGAATGGCGCGTGCACAGGATGGGTAGAAGTAATAGGAATTGCCGGTCCCAACGACATGGTTCGCTGTAAGCAGGTGTGTAGATTTACATACATACGACAGGATGCCACAATGCTCGGATGCAAATTAACCGTAATGTACCGAATGTTTCAGATCATCACATACTTTTCCACTGGCGGTAAAATGAAGGACTTCGATGTGGACGGACACAATATGTTGTGCACTTTGCTGTCGGTGTGTAAGAATCCTTTTTACCTGGGTCCACAAATGTAATCTTATGCATAatacatttaaatttgaaaaaaatcaacgcCATTGCTCAAAtacttttccgtttgttaTTCATTAAGCTGCAAGGTAACTTCCAGAAGCAACCATAACATGCGCCAGCACTCCACTGCTACACCGTAACAGATCGGTACACATTCGATGATGAAACCTACGATCGTATCATTATTGACCGCTGCCTTTGAAAGGTACAAAAGCAAAGCTTCGGATTCCCTCCACGCATACCAAGGTACCATGAGTGTGATGGAAgcaacaattttccacaccaAAAACGTAGCTTCTTTGAGTAAATTTATAGGTTCGATCGACTGTAGGAAGGTGTCCCAGATTGTACGGAGCGTAAAATTGCGTTTGTCTATCTCGCGCTCGATTAACCGTTGAAGGTAGTCTATCTTATCCAAAGGACTACCCTTGATCGAGCGAAAAGAGCAAACGAAGTCtccacacacgtacacaatgGAAATGCACAGTGCCGAAAGCAGTTGTCCCATTCCCGTGTACTGTTTGCGGTCAATGTCGGGTGATTCGAGCGGATCGTGTTGATAGACAAACTCGTTCCAACGGTAATGAATGGAGGAAAGTATGTAATTCCACAGACGCGGGATGTAGTAAGGTTTTGCCAACACGTTGTCCATTGTCTCTTCGGCTCGTTCGAGGTATCCGTTCAGAGGGATATAGCTTAGGTTACGTTTCTCCGCCTCATTCAGCAGCTTAAGGTCGATTGCATAGAGTAAATAATTGGAGGCGATGCATTTTTCATTGCAGTCGTTAGGCGAATCAGTCACTACGGGAATGCACACAATTTGCCACGGGAGGGCTGGCTTGGAGCTCGTTATCAACGGATCTTTATCTTTACTGCTGGTGGCATTGGTAGTCGCATTGGTGATGTTTAATAAACACATCAATTCCTTCAACGGTCTTCCCCGCTGTATGGCTTGAGCCAGTACTATATGCTCATCTgcactgctggtgctgctgaagTAGTTGATGCAAAGTAACaggtaaaacaaacattagaACACATTCCAATCGGATTGTGGCGAAATAGTAAATTACCCCTTCAGCCAAGCGTATTTGTTCCAGCAAGACATGAATGGTAGAATGAATTGCGGTAAGCAGAGCCGCAtatggctgctgctgcaatcgctGATATgatgcaaaaattcttccctcaGCTGCACAATATCAATTTCTCCTGGTGCACATAAAGGTATAAagtgaggagaaaaaaaaaacaaacagacaaacgCCGATAGATTAATGCCTGACTGTCGGTAATCGAGAGACACGCGCACCTTCCATCTCCATCAGTACACATAGCACCTCGGGGTTTCGGGATCGATCGACGAAACTTTTAATGCCGTGCACTTTGGTCCTTTTCAGCCAAGGGTAGCGCCAAAACAGGATAATAATCCACAGTTGTCGAGAGAGTGTCACAGCTGCAAGGGATGTGTTTGATTAGTTAGTTCATTAGATAAGCAGTATCGACAATAAAACGTCTTACTTGTGTAACTGATGAAGAGAAACGGCAACAGGAAACAAATAAGGACAATGCATCGAATAGCATTTAGCGTTATCCTGGTTGTAGCTGCCTCTGTCCACATGGTTTTGTCTTTTAGATGAAATGGAGGATGTTTCGTTGGTTCCGTTCTTGGCATTCAAATGCTCAAAACAATCTCAGTTGTCGGTCGTTCGGCACAACGATCAGTACTAGGCGATCATATTCTACTGAACGTAAACATTCGCCAGCTCTTTGGCACGTTAACATGCTTATCAATGTTTTTAAATAGTCTCTTCTCACCAATACATTTTGCATTGGCTAGATTTACTTtccggaagcaaaaaaaaaaaagcatatgaAGTTTTACTCAAATATCTCTCGAACAATGTAGTGATTGTATTAAATATATTGtcaagttgtttttttttaacgtaaCAATTGTAAATGTGGCTCGATAGCAAAAATCTGTGGAAATCGCATTTTGATTATCCATATTGACTAACTATCAAGGTACAGATAACATTAAGTCAAGTGAAATCGAGACCTTTCGAGGATGCAAAGacaaaagaagaataagatgACCAGATTCTTTGGCCTTAGCATCCTTAAACGATACAAGACGAAAATACTGTCCGTCTCGGATTAAGGCTATGTATGCCGCCAATAAGCAGCCAAGGTGCAGCACATCAGGGTCTAGCTCGGATAGTCTTGGCAGGACAAAAaatcccagcatttttgtatGCATTCCCAGCACTCTCCAAATTTTCTAGAATCCTTGGTTTATCGATATATGAGGAGATGGTGCGAAATTGGGAACGCCCAATTTGTTCCGATTAGGGATCTGTTAGGAGgctacgatgatgatgataatgatgatacaGGACGATCTCAAACACACTAGGGATGTGGTGCCTTAGCGACACAATATTCGGACACTTTTCAATGTCTGTCATCAATGGAACCACCATCAATCGCCAACATAAATAAACCGTGTCTCGATTATAGTAAATATCCAACAACaagtttaataaatttcagTTTTGCACATTTGAAACATAACGGAGCGGTTCTGTACATTATCCGGAAGG encodes the following:
- the LOC126565038 gene encoding replication termination factor 2; protein product: MGCDGGTIPRRDELVRLKKKPEQKDKDAERQFRWKHCALTQLRLQQPIVMCRLGRLYSKQNVIEALLDKEKMTEACAHIKSLKDIKNLNLTANPAYDETKDDKSSPYICALIGLEMSGQFRFVALWTCGCVFSERALKEVKEKVCSVCQTPYSDDDIVILNGTEDEVEQMRVKMEARIAHARSEKKSKSDKKSKSTAATATITSTAAAESKSAPTATASSSTIVAESVDTANASAVDKNMLAPSTAKVSGEGSSKGNGSKQMVPNKRALISDKIGVDPVFKKSKDDYSVAKDPKASAVYKSIFTSHESEKDQKRAHWVTYNPFYN
- the LOC126565645 gene encoding uncharacterized protein LOC126565645, coding for MQQFERRSIVNGALLKRHIGQCVSIHLKVDRAADGCRTFKGSTTDGVNVQVILSEPLNGACTGWVEVIGIAGPNDMVRCKQIITYFSTGGKMKDFDVDGHNMLCTLLSVCKNPFYLGPQM
- the LOC126564715 gene encoding uncharacterized protein LOC126564715, with the translated sequence MWTEAATTRITLNAIRCIVLICFLLPFLFISYTTVTLSRQLWIIILFWRYPWLKRTKVHGIKSFVDRSRNPEVLCVLMEMEGEIDIVQLREEFLHHISDCSSSHMRLCLPQFILPFMSCWNKYAWLKGTSSADEHIVLAQAIQRGRPLKELMCLLNITNATTNATSSKDKDPLITSSKPALPWQIVCIPVVTDSPNDCNEKCIASNYLLYAIDLKLLNEAEKRNLSYIPLNGYLERAEETMDNVLAKPYYIPRLWNYILSSIHYRWNEFVYQHDPLESPDIDRKQYTGMGQLLSALCISIVYVCGDFVCSFRSIKGSPLDKIDYLQRLIEREIDKRNFTLRTIWDTFLQSIEPINLLKEATFLVWKIVASITLMVPWYAWRESEALLLYLSKAAVNNDTIVGFIIECVPICYGVAVECWRMLWLLLEVTLQLNE